From the Helicobacter mustelae genome, the window CCAAGTGGATGTAGGTAAGGAATGCCTGCAAATTGTTTGTGGTGCAAAAAATGTAGATACAGATCAATTTGTGGCTGTGGCTTTGAAGGGTGCGCGGCTAGAGTTTGATGGGAGGGTCCTAGAGATTGGAGAGAGCAAACTGCGCGGTGTGAATAGCTATGGGATGCTTTGCTCTAGCACAGAATTAGGCCTAGGCAAGATAAATGAAGGCATTATGCTGCTAGATCACAGCATCGGGGAGCTAGATCTTGGCAGGGAGTTATGTGACTACGAGAGCTTCCAGGGGTACAACTTAGAGATTTCCCTCACCCCCAATCGCGGGGATTGCCTCTGTGTATTAGGCATCGCGCGTGAGCTTAAGGCCTATTTTGGCCTCAAGCTTAAAAAATCCAGAGAATACATGAGCACCAATCAAATCGGAGTGGGGCGCAAATTCCAAGTGGCAATGGAAAACAAAATAAGTGCGTCTTTGTTTTATAAGGTCGTGGATTTTGAGAGCAAAACCCTGCCCCTAAAGCTTGGGCTAGCACTCGCCAATGCTGGGATACTCAAAAAAGGAATCTTGGAGAATTATCTAGCCTATATCACTTATATGACAGGAGTGATACTAAATGCATATGAGGCAGATGCTCTGCGCAAAGATCAAAACCAGGCCAATGAGATTTTGTGGCTCCATGTGCGCGAGGATGAGAAGGGGTTTGAGACCATATATGCAGAGGAAAGACTCTCAAATATTGGCATAGGCAATGTCATACATCAAGATATCGATCATGCAAAAACCATTGTATTTGAGGCAAGTTACATACCCCCTACTAAAATTTCCAAACTCCTTCACACCTACAAGGACTTTCCTCATGACAAGGAGCTTGTTTATAAAACTACGCGCGGAAGCAATCCAGACCTGCACATGGGAATGAATTATCTCTGCTTATTGCTTGGGGCGCATAATGATTGTTTTATTTATAATGGCATGCAGGAAGTCAAACAAGACGCCGCCCCAAATATCATACGCACGCAATTTAGTAATATTTCTAGCATTATCGGCGCAGAGATTGATGGTGAGATCATGTCTGAGATTCTCAAAAGACTGGATTTCTATCTTGAAGTCAAAGCCAATGATGATTCCTTCAGTATTGTTGTGCCAGGCTATCGTCATGATGTTTTTACCGAGCAGGATTTGGCAGAAGAGATTTTGAGAATCTATGGTGTGGACAAGATCCCTGCAGTTCCTCACAAAATG encodes:
- the pheT gene encoding phenylalanine--tRNA ligase subunit beta: MIVATHLLEEFIDISHLDIQEICKVLDNIGLEVESLTRVQMPRNVVVGKVLEKNPHPDADKLSVCQVDVGKECLQIVCGAKNVDTDQFVAVALKGARLEFDGRVLEIGESKLRGVNSYGMLCSSTELGLGKINEGIMLLDHSIGELDLGRELCDYESFQGYNLEISLTPNRGDCLCVLGIARELKAYFGLKLKKSREYMSTNQIGVGRKFQVAMENKISASLFYKVVDFESKTLPLKLGLALANAGILKKGILENYLAYITYMTGVILNAYEADALRKDQNQANEILWLHVREDEKGFETIYAEERLSNIGIGNVIHQDIDHAKTIVFEASYIPPTKISKLLHTYKDFPHDKELVYKTTRGSNPDLHMGMNYLCLLLGAHNDCFIYNGMQEVKQDAAPNIIRTQFSNISSIIGAEIDGEIMSEILKRLDFYLEVKANDDSFSIVVPGYRHDVFTEQDLAEEILRIYGVDKIPAVPHKMSEISKITPVCTTYKNQRALISRALANGFLECIHYLFYQKERLHALGFPTLREEKELLNPITSELNTLRTSLLPALLDSVARNQNYGYRNIKLCEIGSVYDRERTESTKIAFVVSGCLEGEIFPHPKGVKWDFYTFARVISQIMGEFTLQKSSQALPHVFHPYQSAEVLRDGKKLGIIAKLHPSIAKELEIQNAFICELDVDAFLLEHPLFSPFSKLPTSQRDLTVLIDRDIAFGNIRDVLMSARILHLKNLYPMDIFSENETQIALSIRVEIVPLENNLREEDIQAIMQKILEILEENFGAKLK